From Pagrus major chromosome 9, Pma_NU_1.0, the proteins below share one genomic window:
- the osbpl6 gene encoding oxysterol-binding protein-related protein 6, translating to MSHHQQYQRGPHGRTMSSEDRSGTPVNKTTSTPVHKSASSSSSSQRDSRQEADSWEIIEGLKIGQSNVQRPDKHEGFMLKKRKWPLKGWHKRFFVLDNGILKYSKSPIDIQKGKLHGSIDVGLSVMSIKKRARRIDLDTEEHIYHLKVKSQDIFDAWVSKLRHHRLYRQNEIVRSPREATMRTFPPPAAIESPQPASSVVREAKQAKPSSLPWQPVAPSNISNSSLPASYSNGQSKVAAWLQESEEMDKCAEELARCQSNLTELSRLLQSLEILQRTQSAPNFTEMQTNCVELSKKEKRLNRRWRTKSVGKDAKFQLQVPLSTSMSPVRLHSSNPNLCAELVDFQPPVSRLTDSGECASDYIKLQEEFCTIAQKVHSLLKSAFNTVAIEKEKIKQILSDQEQSDQSAQINSLRKSLSQALSQNAELRTRLNRIHSESVLTEQVVSVNIISTPDEAGEQMGIPLTQQASNESRLSMSESVSEFFDAQEVLLSASSSENEGSDDESYVSDVSDNISEDNASVTDNVSRQMANGDFAGCAFRNGRRTCLPAPCPDTSNINLWNILRNNIGKDLSKVSMPVELNEPLNTLQRMCEELEYSELLDKAAETEDPFERMVLVAAFAVSGYSSTYYRAGSKPFNPLLGETYECIREDKGFCFFSEQVSHHPPVSACHCESKNFTFWQDVRWKNKFWGKSMEILPIGTVNLTIPRFGDHYEWNKVTTCVHNILSGRRWIEHYGEITIRNTKSSACLCKLTFVKGNYWSSNVNEVQGFVMDQEGKVIHRLFGKWHEGLYCGVPPSAKCVWRPGSMPTDYELYYGFTRFAIELNELCPELKDVLPRTDARFRPDQRYLEEGNLEMASSEKQRIEDLQRTRRKWREENDAKQEPCFFKKVVDANHRERWVSNNTYWELRKNPGFINMEYTVSLW from the exons CGTTTTTTTGTTCTGGACAATGGTATCCTGAAGTACTCCAAGTCCCCCATTGAT ATTCAAAAAGGCAAACTTCATGGCAGCATCGATGTTGGGCTCTCAGTCATGTCCATCAAGAAGAGGGCCCGTCGTATTGACCTGGACACCGAGGAGCATATCTATCACCTCAAG GTCAAATCTCAAGACATCTTTGATGCCTGGGTGTCAAAGTTGCGTCATCACCGGCTTTACCGCCAGAACGAGATTGTGCGATCTCCGCGGGAGGCCACCATGCGAACGTTTCCTCCCCCAGCTGCCATTGAGTCCCCCCAACCTGCTTCGAGTGTGGTACGGGAAGCCAAG CAGGCGAAGCCAAGCAGCTTGCCATGGCAGCCTGTGGCCCCCAGCAACATCAGCAACAGCAGCCTGCCGGCCTCCTACAGTAACGGCCAGAGCAAGGTGGCTGCCTGGCTGCAGGAATCAGAGGAGATGGACAAGTGCGCAGAGG AGCTCGCACGATGCCAGTCCAACCTGACCGAGCTGAGCCGGTTATTGCAGAGTCTCGAAATTCTGCAAAGGACACAGTCAGCGCCCAACTTCACAGAAATGCAG ACCAATTGTGTTGAGttgtcaaagaaagaaaagcgcTTGAACAGAAGATGGAGAACTAAAAGTGTCGGCAAAGATGCAAAATTCCAGCTTCAG GTCCCCCTGTCTACCAGCATGTCCCCCGTCCGCCTCCACTCATCCAACCCCAACCTGTGTGCCGAGCTGGTGGACTTTCAGCCCCCCGTCTCGCGGCTGACAGACAGCGGAGAGTGTGCGAGTGACTACATTAAACTTCAGGAGGAATTCTGCACCATCGCCCAGAAAG tCCACTCGCTGCTGAAGTCTGCCTTCAACACCGTGGCcatagagaaagaaaagatcAAACAGATTCTGTCCGACCAGGAGCAGTCGGACCAATCAGCCCAGATCAACTCTCTCAGGAAGTCTCTGTCACAG gCGCTGTCCCAAAATGCAGAACTTCGCACCCGACTCAACCGCATCCACTCTGAATCAGTCCTGACTGAACAAGTTGTCAGTGTGAACATCATCTCCACGCCTGACGAG GCCGGGGAACAGATGGGGATCCCTCTGACTCAGCAGGCATCTAATGAGAGCCGACTCTCCATGTCGGAGTCCGTCTCAGAGTTCTTTGACGCCCAAGAAGTGCTTCTGTCAGCCAGCTCGTCTGAAAATGAG GGCTCAGACGATGAGTCATATGTCAGCGATGTGAGCGATAACATTTCAGAGGACAACGCCAGCGTGACTGATAACGTCTCCAGACAAA TGGCCAACGGAGACTTTGCTGGCTGTGCCTTCCGTAACGGGCGGCGCACCTGCCTGCCGGCGCCGTGTCCTGACACCAGCAACATCAACCTCTGGAACATCCTGAGAAACAACATCGGCAAGGACTTGTCCAAAGTGTCCATGCCCGTGGAGCTCAACGAGCCCCTCAACACCCTGCAACGCATGTGTGAAGAACTGGAGTACAGCGAGCTGCTAGACAAGGCCGCTGAGACCGAGGACCCCTTTGAACGCATG GTTCTCGTCGCTGCTTTTGCCGTCTCAGGCTACTCATCCACTTACTACAGAGCAGGAAGTAAGCCATTCAACCCGCTACTCGGAGAGACTTATGAATGTATTCGGGAAGACAAGGGCTTCTGTTTTTTCTCGGAGCAG GTGAGCCACCACCCTCCCGTCTCCGCCTGCCACTGTGAGTCTAAGAACTTCACCTTCTGGCAAG ATGTGAGATGGAAAAACAAGTTCTGGGGAAAGTCGATGGAGATTTTACCAATCGGGACTGTGAATCTCACGATTCCCAG GTTTGGAGATCACTATGAATGGAACAAAGTCACCACCTGTGTACACAACATCCTCAGTGGACGACGGTGGATCGAACACTACGGGGAGATCACcatcagaaacacaaagagcagCGCCTGCCTCTGCAAACTTACCTTCGTCAAG GGAAACTACTGGAGCTCTAATGTGAATGAGGTTCAAGGATTTGTGATGGATCAAGAAGGGAAAGTGATCCACAGGCTGTTTGGAAAATGGCACGAGGGTCTTTACTGTGGTGTCCCACCATCTGCCAAATGTGTCTGGAGGCCAG GCTCCATGCCCACAGACTACGAGCTGTACTACGGCTTCACCAGGTTTGCCATAGAACTGAATGAACTCTGCCCCGAGTTGAAAGATGTTCTGCCGCGTACAGATGCCCGATTCAGGCCCGATCAAAG GTATCTGGAGGAGGGGAACTTGGAGATGGCCTCCTCAGAGAAGCAGCGTATCGAGGACCTGCAGAGAAccaggaggaagtggagagaggagaacgACGCCAAACAGGAGCCGTGCTTCTTCAA GAAAGTGGTTGATGCCAATCACAGGGAGAGGTGGGTCTCCAACAATACGTACTGGGAGCTCCGCAAAAACCCCGGCTTCATCAACATGGAGTATACAGTGAGCCTGTGGTAG